From the genome of Rhizobium binae, one region includes:
- a CDS encoding helix-turn-helix transcriptional regulator: MTEPRLIGRKEAAEYCGISPSCFSMWVARGIMPPTLPGTRRWDRRAIDAMMSALGGIDEPNAIDDRSAIRKWRDRKESYDRPRFGLDAKSENILVAMSYNTELNTLDVLPGAGPVLMSRLVGKGLVKCQTSEGQVRYIITDEGHAEACRIFEKWKRR, encoded by the coding sequence ATGACAGAGCCCCGCCTCATCGGTCGCAAAGAAGCGGCTGAGTATTGCGGAATTTCGCCGTCATGCTTTTCGATGTGGGTTGCACGCGGCATCATGCCCCCGACCTTACCTGGCACCAGAAGATGGGATCGCCGCGCTATCGATGCGATGATGAGCGCTCTTGGCGGAATCGATGAACCCAACGCGATCGATGACCGTAGCGCGATTAGGAAATGGAGAGATCGGAAAGAAAGTTATGACCGCCCGCGCTTCGGCCTGGATGCCAAGAGCGAAAACATCTTGGTGGCGATGTCCTACAACACCGAACTCAACACATTGGACGTCTTGCCGGGCGCCGGGCCGGTTTTGATGAGTCGACTGGTCGGAAAAGGGCTTGTGAAATGCCAGACATCAGAAGGACAAGTGCGCTACATCATCACCGATGAGGGGCATGCCGAGGCATGCAGAATTTTTGAGAAGTGGAAACGACGCTGA
- the ligD gene encoding non-homologous end-joining DNA ligase: protein MTKSPRKASKPLLRENEAPIRSRARKKRDPAQHQLTLDPMPERIDPCLALLKPRPPKGRQWAFEVKWDGYRLAVHIEPKGVKILTRGGHDWTDRFPAIVAQAKRLPVSTAILDGEAVVFDEHGRSDFGKLQQSLGGKGGKRISWESVLMVFDLLYLDGHDLTETEFTARRHLLEGIVPAGGEEAIRLSEEIEADGDKLFRIACEHGLEGIIAKDRNSTYRSGRGGEWQKIKCIQSGGFAIVGYQRSSSAFGNIHALLLAARKEGQLVYVGSVGTGFKASQAMELRASMDKLKAAAPVVRYTGRRKNVIWIKPKLVAEIEYRNWTHDGKLRHPSYKGLRDAADEASVCRVR from the coding sequence ATGACAAAGTCGCCCCGCAAGGCTTCCAAGCCGCTCCTCCGTGAGAATGAAGCGCCGATCCGCAGCCGCGCGCGAAAGAAGCGTGACCCGGCTCAGCATCAGCTCACCCTCGACCCAATGCCGGAGCGTATCGATCCGTGTCTGGCGCTGCTGAAGCCGCGGCCGCCGAAGGGGCGTCAGTGGGCGTTCGAGGTGAAATGGGATGGGTACCGCCTGGCGGTTCATATCGAGCCCAAGGGCGTCAAGATCCTGACCCGTGGCGGCCATGACTGGACCGACCGTTTCCCTGCGATAGTGGCCCAGGCGAAACGCCTCCCCGTTTCGACAGCAATATTGGACGGCGAGGCTGTCGTTTTCGACGAGCACGGCCGGTCTGACTTCGGCAAGCTTCAGCAGTCGCTCGGCGGCAAGGGCGGCAAGCGGATATCATGGGAATCGGTATTGATGGTCTTCGACCTCCTCTATCTCGATGGTCATGACCTCACCGAGACCGAGTTCACCGCCCGGCGCCATCTCCTCGAGGGGATAGTCCCGGCCGGCGGGGAGGAGGCTATCCGGTTATCGGAAGAGATCGAAGCGGATGGTGACAAGCTCTTTCGCATCGCGTGCGAGCATGGGCTCGAGGGCATCATTGCGAAAGATCGGAACAGCACCTATCGCAGCGGCCGCGGCGGCGAATGGCAGAAGATCAAATGCATCCAGAGCGGCGGCTTCGCCATCGTCGGCTACCAGAGGTCCAGCTCGGCGTTCGGGAATATCCACGCCCTGCTGCTTGCGGCGCGAAAGGAGGGCCAGTTGGTCTATGTCGGATCGGTCGGGACTGGCTTCAAGGCAAGCCAGGCAATGGAGCTTCGCGCTTCGATGGATAAGCTTAAGGCGGCCGCGCCCGTGGTGAGGTATACCGGCCGGCGCAAGAATGTGATCTGGATCAAGCCGAAGCTCGTCGCCGAGATCGAATATCGAAATTGGACGCATGACGGGAAGCTGCGTCACCCGTCATATAAGGGATTGCGGGATGCGGCTGATGAGGCAAGCGTTTGTCGTGTAAGGTAG
- a CDS encoding phosphoribosyltransferase encodes MLEYFNLRVIYRFSWVAAIRAMERVAWEGDFPDVFVNCKWKSPDPKGVCLKEHALYSAAKGQRDMDAALDLLDDLVVEGTLRKLRELELKAGVKPKLIAPAAQIDETNNALAVGYANWLGHQLDWEVDESVYQMKDFSRDRLDAWVRIAHRSTFYGEIDKKTPYVIVDDVITLGGTLADLRSFILGKGGRVIGMSTIASKEGTDVQIRLNADQEAKLEKQYGSDLAKFCDELLSFHYRGFTGPEATRVLGCSGYVDLRKKIVRGRDEGNASRSKKQVARSA; translated from the coding sequence ATGCTTGAGTATTTCAATCTGCGGGTGATATATCGATTCAGTTGGGTTGCGGCGATTCGTGCAATGGAAAGAGTGGCGTGGGAAGGTGACTTCCCTGATGTATTTGTAAACTGCAAGTGGAAGTCACCAGACCCTAAAGGCGTCTGCTTGAAAGAGCACGCCTTGTATAGCGCTGCAAAAGGTCAGCGGGACATGGACGCGGCGCTCGATCTCTTGGATGATTTGGTGGTTGAGGGCACTCTTAGGAAGCTCAGGGAACTGGAGCTGAAGGCGGGCGTGAAACCCAAGCTGATTGCTCCCGCAGCCCAAATCGATGAAACCAATAATGCTTTGGCAGTCGGATACGCCAATTGGCTTGGACATCAATTGGATTGGGAAGTTGACGAATCCGTTTATCAGATGAAAGACTTCTCAAGAGACAGACTCGATGCGTGGGTCAGAATAGCGCACCGAAGTACGTTCTACGGGGAAATTGACAAGAAGACCCCTTATGTCATAGTGGACGACGTGATTACTCTGGGTGGAACATTGGCCGACCTCAGGTCGTTCATCCTCGGTAAAGGTGGGCGTGTTATTGGTATGAGCACAATTGCCTCTAAGGAGGGAACTGATGTTCAAATCCGACTTAATGCCGATCAGGAAGCAAAGCTGGAGAAACAATATGGCAGCGATCTTGCAAAATTTTGCGACGAGCTTCTCAGCTTTCATTACCGGGGGTTCACAGGTCCCGAAGCAACCCGAGTACTCGGTTGTTCGGGTTATGTCGATCTCAGAAAGAAAATCGTGCGAGGCCGTGACGAGGGCAATGCATCGCGAAGCAAGAAACAAGTTGCGCGATCGGCCTAA